One stretch of Candidatus Dormiibacterota bacterium DNA includes these proteins:
- a CDS encoding Ku protein, which yields MARSMWRGAISFGMVAIPVRMYLATESKSVSFRMLCPTCGRPIKQKRWCPHEDREIGWTETQRGYEVAKDEFVHIEDADLERVPLSTTKAVEILEFVDDSEIDPGVYIKGAYYLEPEAVGAKPYALLRKALESTGRVAIGRIALRDREHLCRLALHEDGLVLNTLHWPDEIRDQHELKLPGEDVKVDDRELEMAKMLIDNLTASFDPARHTDRYREALLQIVEEKMSEQPTEAPAPAAEPARALDLMAALKASVEASRRTREEAPADAEAEPAAEAEAVPTKGRRRAAARAEDEAEAPVRRRKAS from the coding sequence ATGGCACGGTCCATGTGGCGCGGCGCGATCAGCTTTGGCATGGTGGCCATCCCGGTGCGGATGTACCTGGCCACGGAGTCGAAGAGCGTCTCCTTCCGGATGCTCTGCCCCACCTGCGGGCGCCCGATCAAGCAGAAGCGGTGGTGCCCCCACGAGGACCGCGAGATCGGCTGGACGGAGACCCAGCGCGGCTACGAGGTGGCCAAGGACGAGTTCGTCCACATCGAGGACGCCGACCTCGAGCGGGTCCCGCTGTCCACCACCAAGGCGGTCGAGATCCTCGAGTTCGTCGACGACTCCGAGATCGACCCGGGCGTCTACATCAAGGGCGCCTACTACCTCGAGCCCGAGGCGGTCGGGGCCAAGCCCTACGCGCTGCTCCGCAAGGCGCTGGAGAGCACCGGGCGGGTGGCCATCGGCCGGATCGCGCTGCGCGACCGAGAGCACCTCTGCCGCCTGGCCCTCCACGAGGACGGCCTGGTCCTCAACACCCTGCACTGGCCCGACGAGATCCGCGACCAGCACGAGCTCAAGCTCCCCGGCGAGGACGTCAAGGTCGACGACCGGGAGCTCGAGATGGCCAAGATGCTGATCGACAACCTCACCGCCAGCTTCGACCCGGCGCGGCACACCGATCGCTACCGCGAGGCGCTGCTGCAGATCGTCGAGGAGAAGATGAGCGAGCAGCCCACCGAGGCCCCGGCGCCCGCCGCCGAGCCCGCCCGCGCGCTCGACCTGATGGCGGCCCTCAAGGCGTCGGTGGAGGCCTCGCGCCGCACCCGCGAGGAGGCACCGGCCGACGCGGAGGCGGAGCCGGCCGCGGAGGCCGAGGCGGTCCCGACCAAGGGACGGCGCCGGGCGGCCGCCAGGGCCGAGGACGAGGCCGAGGCTCCGGTCCGCCGTCGCAAGGCGTCGTGA
- a CDS encoding ATP-dependent DNA helicase, with translation MPSVPLDPDQQAAVDHREGACLVLAGPGSGKTRVIVERFLELCGTDAGASGQLVLTYTVKAAAEMRQRAEALHGPFGDDVPLTNFHAFGRRVLRQWGWRCGVPATFHIADAAERWLHLEAVLAEMRPRTLWNPLRPHDLVGPLLHLIETAKQELITPEEYAAWACRRQLVSTDEVEQALLERHAECAELYARLEERYRRLAVLDHDDCILIAERLLREDPAARRAVCDAVGHVMVDEYQDTNYAQARLVETLVARHGNVLVVADDDQAIYKFRGASLANLDRFRRLRPGHRTVTLRRNYRSTRQIVAACSLLIAAAAPESRIDKELVANRGDGDAVELWEAPDERSETLAVAAECRRLLEAGTRGAEIAWLFRRHDDMRAAMTALQETGVPYQVHGGRGYFRQPEIKALLGLLRAIDDPADSQALLRCLQLPAWCVSNRGRVALVRACDSSETPLCEMLLDGTVEGLDETDAAAARRATEELCALHAQALTADVRELCFDALERCGFLGIAELSRDLERVQAGANLNKFAELLDGFADWSEDLRLRSALRYLEVLRDSGAADEVAAIDAIEDGVVLLTAHSAKGLEWPVVVVGGCVEPRWPGRGGFPAPLTLPDELVPEPPPPGDGLVDEERRLFYVAATRARDRLVLTRAHRYPRSYGDEAPTRFLAPLAGQAMARGVELPHVPAALAARTRPRGSTVPVGVEVSVADLRDFRECPRRYEYRRRYRMPSRGSVQTWYGVLVHSVLEQAARMRLAGEEVDAGRLVGLWHQGWEAAHGPKGVHRSLRGYGEESLRRYGETPAWTEARPSAVERPFALSVDAGEVRGRFDRLDERDDGIPTVVDYKTGPPRTADSAARDLQVRAYGVAISQRDHADRVAVELHHLQTAEVTRVVLEGAALRKAHAHIALSAIDLSRAWNEHGFPPNPSPWRCRRCDYRTICDEGGAAVRAAAAAEPAAAVPAVGV, from the coding sequence GTGCCCTCGGTCCCCCTCGACCCCGACCAGCAGGCGGCCGTCGACCACCGCGAGGGCGCATGCCTGGTGCTCGCCGGGCCGGGGTCGGGGAAGACCCGGGTGATCGTCGAGCGCTTCCTCGAGCTCTGCGGCACCGACGCCGGCGCCTCCGGGCAGCTGGTGCTCACCTACACGGTGAAGGCCGCGGCGGAGATGCGGCAGCGGGCCGAGGCGCTCCACGGGCCCTTCGGCGACGACGTCCCGCTGACCAACTTCCACGCCTTCGGCCGCCGGGTGCTGCGCCAGTGGGGATGGCGCTGCGGGGTGCCCGCCACCTTCCACATCGCCGACGCCGCCGAGCGCTGGCTCCACCTCGAGGCGGTGCTCGCGGAGATGCGGCCGCGCACCCTCTGGAACCCGCTGCGCCCCCACGACCTGGTCGGCCCCCTGCTCCACCTCATCGAGACCGCCAAGCAGGAGCTGATCACCCCCGAGGAGTACGCCGCCTGGGCGTGCCGGCGCCAGCTGGTCTCCACCGACGAGGTCGAGCAGGCGCTGCTCGAGCGCCACGCCGAGTGCGCCGAGCTCTACGCCCGGCTGGAGGAGCGCTACCGCCGGCTCGCGGTGCTCGACCACGACGACTGCATCCTCATCGCCGAGCGGCTGCTGCGCGAGGACCCGGCGGCGCGCCGCGCGGTCTGCGACGCGGTCGGCCACGTCATGGTCGACGAGTACCAGGACACCAACTACGCCCAGGCCCGGCTGGTGGAGACGCTGGTGGCGCGCCACGGCAACGTGCTCGTCGTCGCCGACGACGACCAGGCCATCTACAAGTTCCGCGGCGCCAGCCTCGCCAACCTCGACCGCTTCCGGCGGCTGCGTCCCGGCCACCGCACCGTGACCCTGCGGCGCAACTACCGCAGCACCCGGCAGATCGTCGCCGCCTGCTCCCTGCTGATCGCCGCCGCCGCGCCGGAGTCGCGCATCGACAAGGAGCTGGTCGCCAACCGCGGCGACGGCGACGCGGTCGAGCTCTGGGAGGCGCCCGACGAGCGCAGCGAGACCCTGGCGGTGGCGGCGGAGTGCCGCCGCCTGCTCGAGGCGGGCACCCGCGGCGCCGAGATCGCCTGGCTCTTCCGCCGCCACGACGACATGCGCGCGGCGATGACCGCCCTCCAGGAGACCGGGGTGCCGTACCAGGTGCACGGCGGTCGCGGCTACTTCCGCCAGCCGGAGATCAAGGCGCTGCTGGGGCTGCTCCGGGCCATCGACGACCCGGCCGACTCCCAGGCGCTGCTCCGCTGCCTGCAACTTCCTGCCTGGTGTGTCAGCAACCGGGGCCGGGTGGCGCTGGTGCGCGCCTGCGACAGCAGCGAGACCCCGCTCTGCGAGATGCTCCTCGACGGCACCGTGGAGGGCCTCGACGAGACCGACGCGGCGGCGGCGCGGCGGGCCACCGAGGAGCTCTGCGCGCTCCACGCCCAGGCGCTCACCGCCGACGTCCGCGAGCTCTGCTTCGACGCCCTGGAGCGCTGCGGGTTCCTCGGCATCGCCGAGCTCAGCCGCGACCTCGAGCGGGTCCAGGCGGGCGCCAACCTCAACAAGTTCGCCGAGCTGCTCGACGGCTTCGCCGACTGGAGCGAGGACCTGCGGCTCCGCTCCGCGCTGCGCTACCTCGAGGTGCTGCGCGACTCCGGCGCCGCCGACGAGGTCGCCGCCATCGACGCCATCGAGGACGGCGTGGTGCTGCTCACCGCCCACAGCGCCAAGGGGCTGGAGTGGCCGGTGGTGGTGGTCGGCGGCTGCGTCGAGCCCCGCTGGCCGGGCCGGGGCGGCTTCCCCGCGCCGCTCACCCTCCCCGACGAGCTCGTCCCCGAGCCGCCCCCGCCGGGCGACGGCCTGGTCGACGAGGAGCGGCGGCTCTTCTACGTCGCCGCCACCCGGGCGCGCGACCGGCTGGTGCTCACCCGCGCCCACCGCTACCCGCGGTCGTACGGAGACGAGGCACCCACCCGCTTCCTGGCGCCCCTCGCCGGCCAGGCGATGGCCCGCGGTGTCGAGCTTCCCCACGTCCCCGCCGCGCTCGCCGCCCGGACCCGGCCCCGGGGCAGCACCGTGCCGGTCGGCGTCGAGGTCTCGGTGGCCGACCTGCGCGACTTCCGCGAGTGCCCGCGCCGCTACGAGTACCGCCGCCGCTACCGGATGCCGTCGCGGGGCTCGGTGCAGACCTGGTACGGGGTGCTGGTGCACTCGGTGCTCGAGCAGGCGGCGCGGATGCGGCTGGCGGGCGAGGAGGTCGACGCCGGCCGGCTGGTGGGGCTCTGGCACCAGGGGTGGGAGGCGGCGCACGGTCCCAAGGGCGTCCACCGCTCGCTCCGCGGCTACGGCGAGGAGTCGCTGCGCCGCTACGGCGAGACCCCGGCCTGGACCGAGGCCCGGCCCTCCGCGGTGGAGCGGCCGTTCGCGCTCAGCGTCGACGCCGGCGAGGTCCGCGGCCGGTTCGACCGGCTCGACGAGCGCGACGACGGCATCCCCACCGTCGTCGACTACAAGACCGGGCCGCCGCGCACCGCCGACAGCGCCGCCCGCGACCTCCAGGTGCGCGCCTACGGGGTCGCCATCTCCCAGCGCGACCACGCCGACCGGGTGGCGGTCGAGCTCCACCACCTGCAGACCGCCGAGGTGACCCGGGTGGTGCTCGAGGGCGCCGCCCTGCGGAAGGCCCACGCCCACATCGCGCTCAGCGCGATCGACCTCTCCCGCGCCTGGAACGAGCACGGGTTCCCGCCCAACCCCTCGCCCTGGCGGTGCCGCCGCTGCGACTACCGGACGATCTGCGACGAGGGCGGGGCAGCGGTCCGCGCCGCCGCCGCCGCCGAGCCCGCCGCGGCGGTTCCGGCGGTGGGCGTCTGA
- a CDS encoding HNH endonuclease — MAVLLLSATMQPLNVISKRRLLILLGKERIALLDAQAEREAEAAIRERRLPQGIVIARLLRAVHVPRRTLRPNRRNLLLRDDMTCQYCGIGGPASELTIDHVVPVSRGGAPSTWENQVVACRRCNGRKANSQPDEVGLRLRRRPGPLTQEFSHILFLRHPELKQAYDALVA, encoded by the coding sequence ATGGCGGTCCTGCTCCTCAGCGCGACGATGCAGCCGCTCAACGTGATCAGCAAGCGTCGGCTCCTCATCCTGCTCGGCAAGGAGCGGATCGCCCTCCTCGACGCCCAGGCCGAGCGCGAGGCGGAGGCCGCCATCCGCGAGCGGCGGCTCCCCCAGGGGATCGTCATCGCCCGGCTCCTCCGCGCCGTCCACGTGCCCCGACGGACCCTCCGGCCGAACCGCCGCAACCTCCTGCTCCGCGACGACATGACCTGCCAGTACTGCGGGATCGGAGGCCCCGCCTCCGAGCTGACCATCGACCACGTCGTCCCGGTCTCCCGCGGGGGCGCCCCGAGCACCTGGGAGAACCAGGTGGTGGCCTGCCGCCGCTGCAACGGCCGCAAGGCGAACAGCCAGCCCGACGAGGTCGGCCTCCGCCTCCGCCGCCGCCCCGGGCCCCTGACCCAGGAGTTCAGCCACATCCTCTTCCTCCGCCACCCCGAGCTCAAGCAGGCCTACGACGCCCTGGTGGCGTAG